A genome region from Gardnerella vaginalis includes the following:
- the rplS gene encoding 50S ribosomal protein L19, translating to MVNAVEAFDAKHLKSAEEIPAFRPGDTVDVNVKIQEGNNTRIQTFTGVVIARKGAGVRETFVVRKVSFGTGVERRFPLHSPAIDSIKLVRSGRVRRAKLYYLRALRGKAARIAERRDNSAAK from the coding sequence ATGGTGAATGCTGTAGAAGCATTTGATGCTAAGCATCTTAAGTCTGCTGAGGAAATCCCAGCTTTCCGTCCTGGAGATACTGTTGACGTTAACGTTAAGATTCAGGAAGGCAACAACACTCGTATTCAGACCTTTACTGGCGTTGTTATCGCTCGTAAGGGTGCTGGCGTTCGCGAGACTTTCGTTGTACGTAAGGTGAGCTTCGGCACTGGTGTTGAGCGTCGCTTCCCACTTCATTCCCCAGCTATCGATTCTATCAAGCTGGTTCGTAGTGGTCGCGTTCGTCGCGCTAAGCTTTACTACTTGCGCGCTTTGCGTGGTAAGGCTGCTCGTATTGCCGAGCGTCGTGACAACAGCGCTGCTAAGTAA